The Larimichthys crocea isolate SSNF chromosome XI, L_crocea_2.0, whole genome shotgun sequence genome has a segment encoding these proteins:
- the mrps18a gene encoding large ribosomal subunit protein mL66, whose translation MATRCMLRSVWTSFAGLKLGPTGTNVKLQQRINTPQLSALTIQSRGIRQVVEKQEGKTTTVEGQILDIPAAPQPPNPAAKCPIYKWNLQNKYNYTDVLLLSQFIRSDGGMLPRRITGLCPEEHRKIVICVQMAHRAGLLPDHKPKLPEGHVPKKPKPQLNRYLTRWSIDSVKPIYKTGLKWCKKRMAVGHPALKNNVRYGVKPLYLKH comes from the exons ATGGCAACTCGCTGTATGTTGAGGTCTGTTTGGACCTCATTTGCGGGCTTAAAATTAGGTCCCACAGGTACCAACGTGAAGCTTCAACAGAGGATAAATACCCCCCAGCTGTCGGCGTTAACCATTCAGAGCCGAGGGATCCGCCAAG tggtgGAGAAGCAAGAGGGTAAAACAACAACG GTTGAAGGACAAATATTGGACATTCCAGCAGCACCACAGCCTCCAAACCCTGCAGCCAAGTGTCCTATCTACAAATGGAACCTGCAGAACAAATACAACTATACG GATGTCTTGTTGCTCAGTCAGTTCATCAGATCAGATGGAGGGATGTTGCCAAGGAGAATCACTGGTCTCTGTCCAGAGGAGCATCGCAAGATTGTCATCTGTGTGCAGATGGCCCACAGAGCAG GTCTGCTGCCTGACCACAAACCAAAACTTCCAGAGGGCCATGTCCCAAAGAAGCCCAAGCCCCAACTTAACAG ATACCTGACCCGCTGGTCCATTGACTCAGTGAAACCCATCTATAAAACTGGACTAAAGTGGTGTAAGAAGCGCATGGCTGTTGGCCACCCAGCACTCAAGAACAATGTGCGTTACGGCGTCAAGCCTCTTTACTTAAAACACTGA
- the rsph9 gene encoding radial spoke head protein 9 homolog: MDSSALSYSLEFVAGSGHTLNVEQKTALQTSLLILKKNYKFNRVLFWGKILGLKEDYFIAQGRGEDEMQDKKNLYSFNCMDWFLLPPVTDSMMQEVSTAAKGRFIGDPSYVYELDRRGQADEEDVLTKVNEESRLAVTVHQIDEEASVIPRGAFVKSPHGLVQINRSFGGLSHSEAGKLDNYLHFSEPKRLKTKSILEMGDLNPAIDFLDELRDDIPKGSWSLQFECASNVCVLRSLLWLGLTSYHVPMTPQHGYIYIGHGIKNLDLPFML, translated from the exons ATGGACTCCAGTGCGTTATCTTACTCTCTGGAGTTTGTTGCCGGTAGTGGACATACTTTAAACGTTGAACAAAAAACCGCTCTGCAGACTTCCTTACTGATCCTGAAGAAAAACTACAAGTTCAACCGAGTGTTGTTCTGGGGCAAAATACTGGGGTTAAAGGAGGATTATTTCATCGCacaaggaagaggagaagatgagATGCAGGATAAAAAGAATCTCTACAG CTTCAACTGCATGGACTGGTTCCTGCTGCCCCCTGTCACAGACTCTATGATGCAGGAAGTGTCCACTGCTGCAAAGGGTCGCTTCATAGGAGACCCCTCTTATGTGTATGAGTTGGACAGGCGAGGGCAGGCGGATGAGGAGGACGTTTTG ACCAAAGTCAACGAAGAGAGCAGACTGGCAGTTACAGTTCATCAGATCGACGAAGAAGCGTCTGTGATACCACGTGGCGCCTTCGTCAAGAGTCCACATGGCCTTGTTCAGATCAACCGCAGCTTTGGTG GTCTGTCTCACTCAGAAGCAGGGAAGCTTGACAACTACCTTCACTTCAGTGAACCAAAGAGGCTGAAGACGAAATCTATCCTGGAAATGGGTGACCTAAACCCAGCTATTGACTTCCTGGATGAACTGAGGGATGACATTCCTAAAG GATCATGGAGTCTCCAGTTTGAATGTGCAAGCAACGTGTGTGTGCTGCGCAGCCTGTTGTGGCTCGGCCTGACCTCCTACCATGTTCCAATGACGCCACAGCATGGATACATCTATATCGGTCATGGGATCAAGAATTTGGACCTTCCCTTCATGCTATAA